One window of the Melanotaenia boesemani isolate fMelBoe1 chromosome 14, fMelBoe1.pri, whole genome shotgun sequence genome contains the following:
- the ptgfr gene encoding prostaglandin F2-alpha receptor: MSVNGSSGSGCRPDVRATNDTCCHKELSVTASVISMAAGILSNSVALLILLKSYNRLRIKSKASFLLFASSLVITDLLGHLVNGSLVLYVYRYQRKWETFDPHGIMCSIFGVCMVFYGLSPLFLGSVMALERCIGVTQPIFHSTALASHYSKRLLGLTWLLAALVALLPVLLQRPYKIQSSRSWCFFHMEQPKDWLDVLLPLLFSVLGLLALMLSFVCNTLASCALLQGRLRRKLCSKGTSHHIEMICQLLVIMLVSCVCWGPLLIHILLLSTRATGESTCFSLLTMVRMATWNQILDPWVYILLRKAVLRKMFMLFHGCCGSKHRNIHFWQCSIHEKSAVTSKSDCHCRGRLPLPDTAIKSIT; this comes from the exons ATGTCAGTCAATGGGAGCTCAGGCTCAGGCTGCAGGCCAGATGTCAGAGCCACCAATGACACCTGCTGCCATAAAGAACTGTCTGTCACAGCATCTGTCATCTCAATGGCTGCAGGCATCTTGTCCAACAGTGTTGCTCTCCTTATTCTGCTCAAATCCTACAACCGCCTCCGCATCAAGTCCAAAGCATCCTTCCTGCTGTTTGCCAGTAGCTTGGTAATAACAGACCTGCTGGGCCACCTCGTCAATGGCTCCCTGGTGCTTTATGTGTATCGCTACCAAAGGAAGTGGGAGACTTTTGACCCTCATGGCATTATGTGCAGCATCTTTGGGGTATGCATGGTGTTCTATGGCCTGAGCCCCTTGTTCCTGGGAAGTGTCATGGCTTTGGAGCGCTGCATCGGAGTCACCCAGCCCATCTTTCACTCCACAGCACTTGCTTCCCATTACAGTAAAAGGCTTCTAGGGCTTACCTGGCTGCTAGCTGCCCTGGTGGCTTTGCTGCCTGTGCTGCTGCAGAGGCCCTATAAGATTCAGAGCTCCAGGAGCTGGTGCTTTTTCCATATGGAGCAACCCAAAGACTGGCTGGATGTGCTGCTGCCTCTGCTTTTCTCAGTGCTGGGGTTGTTGGCACTAATGCTTTCCTTTGTTTGCAATACACTTGCAAGTTGTGCTTTGCTGCAGGGTAGACTACGCCGCAAACTATGCTCGAAAGGCACCTCTCACCACATTGAGATGATCTGCCAGCTCTTGGTAATCATGCTGGTTTCCTGCGTGTGCTGGGGTCCATTACTG ATTCATATCCTCCTGTTGAGTACCAGAGCCACAGGTGAGTCTACGTGTTTCAGTCTGCTGACGATGGTACGTATGGCAACGTGGAACCAGATCTTGGATCCCTGGGTTTACATCCTGCTGAGGAAGGCTGTTCTGAGGaaaatgttcatgttgtttCACGGCTGTTGTGGCTCAAAGCATCGCAACATACACTTCTGGCAGTGCAGTATACATGAAAAGTCAGCAGTAACCAGCAAATCTGACTGCCACTGCCGTGGTAGACTACCTCTCCCAGACACTGCCATTAAATCCATCACCTGA
- the mob3c gene encoding MOB kinase activator 3C isoform X2: MALCLGQVFSKDKTFRPRKRFEPGTQRFELYKKAQASLKSGLDLRKVVQLPEGENMNDWVAVHVVDFFNRINLIYGTVSEYCTERTCPIMSGGLRYEYRWQDGDDYKKPTKLPALKYMNLLMDWIESLINNEDIFPTRVGVPFPKNFQQVCKKILSRLFRVFVHVYIHHFDSICSMGAEAHINTCYKHYYYFISEFSLIENSELEPLK, encoded by the exons ATGGCACTGTGTCTTGGCCAAGTATTCAGCAAAGACAAAACATTCAGGCCAAGGAAGCGGTTTGAGCCCGGCACGCAGCGCTTCGAACTCTACAAGAAGGCTCAGGCTTCTCTCAAGTCTGGCTTGGACCTGAGGAAAGTGGTTCAGCTGCCGGAGGGAGAAAACATGAATGACTGGGTAGCGGTTCATGTGGTGGATTTTTTCAATAGGATCAACCTAATCTATGGCACCGTGAGTGAGTACTGCACAGAGCGCACATGTCCCATCATGTCCGGGGGACTCAGGTATGAGTACAGATGGCAGGATGGTGATGACTACAAAAAACCCACCAAGCTGCCAGCTCTCAAGTACATGAATCTGCTGATGGACTGGATAGAGTCGCTCATCAATAATGAGGACATCTTCCCCACCAGAGTAG GAGTCCCTTTTCCTAAGAATTTCCAACAGGTGTGCAAGAAGATCCTGAGTCGTCTCTTCAgggtgtttgtgcatgtttacATCCATCACTTTGACAGCATCTGCAGTATGGGTGCAGAGGCCCACATCAATACCTGTTACAAGCATTACTACTACTTCATTTCAGAGTTCAGCCTCATCGAAAACTCTGAACTGGAGCCCCTG aaatga
- the btf3l4 gene encoding transcription factor BTF3 homolog 4 isoform X2: protein MREKQRLHFCYFCMRWCQGSARRKKKVVHRTATADDKKLQISLKKLAVNNIAGIEEVNMIKDDGTVIHFNNPKVQASLSANTFAITGHAETKQLTEMLPGILSQLGADSLSSLRKLAEQLPRQALDSKAPKVEDIEEEDDDVPDLVENFDEASKNEAN from the exons ATGAGGGAAAAACAAAGgcttcatttttgttatttctgtaTGCGTTGGTGCCAGGGTTCAGCACGCAGGAAGAAGAAGGTGGTGCACAGAACTGCAACAGCTGATGACAAAAAGCTTCAGATTTCACTAAAGAAATTAGCTGTCAACAACATAGCTGGAATTGAGGAG GTGAACATGATCAAGGATGACGGAACTGTAATCCACTTTAACAACCCCAAAGTTCAGGCCTCTTTGTCTGCCAACACCTTTGCTATCACAGGCCACGCTGAGACCAAGCAGCTAACAGAGATGCTTCCTGGCATCCTCAGTCAGCTGGGAGCCGACAGCCTCAGCAGCCTGCGCAAACTGGCAGAGCAGTTACCTCGGCAAG CGCTTGACAGCAAGGCACCCAAAGTGGAGGACATCGAGGAAGAGGATGACGATGTTCCAG ATTTGGTGGAGAACTTTGATGAGGCATCAAAGAATGAGGCAAACTGA
- the elovl1b gene encoding elongation of very long chain fatty acids protein 1b — protein sequence MVSMLREIQEFGSHAMDIYDYLLAGIDPRLKGYPLMQSPVPMTAILLCYLFFVLYLGPRIMANRKPFQLKEAMIVYNFLLVALSIFIVFEFLMSGWTTTYTWRCDAIDTSDSPQALRMVRVAWLFWFSKIIELMDTMFFVLRKKHSQITFLHIFHHSLMPWTWWWGVSYAPGGMGSFHAMVNSSVHVIMYFYYGLAAAGPRFQKFLWWKKYMTAIQLIQFVLVSLHATQYYFMDSCDYQFPIIIHLIWMYGTFFFILFSNFWVQAYVKGKRLPKQDIKQHQNSSSVYTNSKHQENGKHHENGKRHENGINHGTSNGSAHHENGSAHNGKMKKA from the exons ATGGTCAGTATGCTTCGGGAGATTCAAGAGTTTGGCTCACACGCCATGGATATCTATGACTACCTCTTGGCAGGAATTG ATCCACGGCTGAAGGGGTATCCATTGATGCAAAGTCCTGTTCCCATGACCGCAATATTGCTGTGCTACCTTTTTTTCGTACTGTACCTTGGACCTCGCATAATGGCCAATCGGAAGCCCTTCCAGCTCAAGGAAGCCATGATAGTTTACAACTTCTTGCTGGTGGCACTTTCGATATTCATTGTGTTTGAA TTTCTGATGTCTGGATGGACTACAACATATACCTGGAGATGTGATGCAATTGATACCTCTGACAGTCCTCAAGCTCTCCGA ATGGTTCGGGTAGCATGGCTCTTCTGGTTCTCCAAGATCATTGAGCTGATGGACACA atgTTCTTTGTGTTGAGGAAAAAACACAGCCAGATTACTTTCCTGCACATCTTCCATCACTCACTCATGCCCTGGACCTGGTGGTGGGGAGTTAGCTATGCTCCTG GTGGAATGGGATCTTTCCATGCCATGGTGAATTCTTCTGTCCATGTCATCATGTATTTCTACTATGGCCTTGCTGCCGCTGGACCACGTTTCCAGAAGTTTTTGTGGTGGAAGAAATACATGACTGCCATTCAGCTG ATCCAGTTTGTCCTGGTCTCTCTCCATGCCACCCAGTATTATTTCATGGACAGCTGTGACTACCAGTTCCCCATTATCATCCACCTCATCTGGATGTACggaactttctttttcattctcttCTCCAACTTCTGGGTCCAGGCTTACGTCAAGGGTAAACGGCTACCAAAGCAGGACATTAAGCAGCATCAGAACAGCTCATCTGTCTACACAAACAGCAAACACCAGGAGAATGGAAAACACCACGAGAATGGCAAACGTCATGAGAACGGCATCAACCATGGAACCAGCAATGGTTCTGCACATCACGAGAATGGTAGCGCCCACAATGGCAAGATGAAAAAGGCCTAG
- the zfyve9b gene encoding zinc finger FYVE domain-containing protein 9 translates to MLKFFSPRDDENESLLGGITEDEGDNPSLQDTKQHWLNRPCLLVLKDADVSKSGLGTSQIRPESPSKAPSDTTVRGTLGPCEQKPSEHPTKLSSHSQLEEGSCTVTPISTWGERESSSSLMLSPAEAVWPEEEEEEVEEKKPQVLPSKEDFVIEEKELEESGLEQQEYSSSLDATGAPSAPSMEKTCGRELSQFKMTRSEVADNNDNKSQAVSGEGAMGECAAPLAHPDNDSQMSPNGILSKDRGTVLGEVAPVWIPDAEAQVCMKCGVKFTFTKRRHHCRACGKVFCALCSNLKFRLTHLDGKEGRVCVSCHSTLIKRTPPRRKRRVWFADEIVTDQQSESAPTTPVRGPTFSPLMRRALGGPVESPVGSPQMRRTMGPHGTAISEACGPYGWGTTALRSNSANLIPLVGLPPILTSTGVKGDYTVEEKPSEMLLIQELESGRPKPLVFVLNANLLAMVKLVNYVNRKCWCVTTKGMHAVGQVEVVVLLQCLPEEKSFPKDIFSHFIQLYRDTITGKVVKHLSLFLFGSRFLGSGEHAGFLYVRSTLQSLQGLPLPNQPYLFGLLVHRAEVAWAKTFPLRLMLRLGAEYRFYPCPLYSVRFRKPLFGEIGHTIMRLLVDFRNYRYSLPMVPGLTVDLEAQKTRIKIPTTGYNEFMKAMNKSNEHVLAVGACFNETADSHLICVQTDDGQYQTQAISIHNQPRKVTGSCFFIFSSALKASAGYLAKSSIVEDGLMVQVTVETMVEIRRSLREMKDYTVTCGRLDQPEGQELVCLQWVEEKCTVNKGIISPIDGKSMESISSTKMFQKSEYKENGKIIRWTEVFFLQRGQNPTGGVTDSAEHSRLTERIARAFCLALCPHLKLLKEDGMAKLGLRVTFNPQEVGFVAGSNGQPLPAQYLNALDSVLIPVIHSRGRKRGDEPIVMELIFYILENIT, encoded by the exons ATGCTCAAGTTCTTCTCCCCACGGGATGACGAGAATGAAAGCCTTTTGGGAGGAATAACAGAGG ATGAAGGTGACAACCCATCTCTTCAGGACACCAAGCAGCACTGGCTAAACAGACCCTGCCTACTTGTCCTCAAAGATGCAGATGTTTCAAAATCAGGCCTGGGCACCAGTCAAATCAGGCCAGAATCTCCATCCAAAGCCCCCTCAGACACAACAGTCAGAGGTACATTAGGACCATGTGAGCAGAAACCATCTGAACATCCCACCAAGTTGTCCTCACACTCCcagctggaggagggcagctgCACTGTGACCCCCATTTCCACATGGGGTGAGAGGGAGTCGTCCAGCTCCCTGATGTTGAGCCCTGCAGAGGCTGTGTGgccagaggaggaagaagaagaggtggaggagaaaAAGCCTCAAGTTCTCCCATCAAAAGAGGACTTTGTGATTGAGGAGAAGGAGCTGGAAGAAAGTGGGCTGGAGCAGCAAGAGTATTCCAGCAGCTTGGATGCAACTGGAGCACCTTCCGCTCCATCAATGGAAAAGACATGTGGTAGGGAGTTGAGCCAGTTTAAGATGACCAGATCTGAGGTAGCCGATAACAATGATAACAAATCCCAGGCAGTCAGTGGAGAGGGAGCGATGGGGGAGTGTGCAGCTCCACTGGCACATCCTGATAACGATTCCCAAATGAGCCCTAATGGAATTCTCTCCAAGGATCGAGGCACTGTCCTTGGGGAGGTAGCTCCAGTATGGATCCCTGATGCTGAAGCTCAGGTCTGCATGAAGTGTGGAGTCAAGTTTACATTTACAAAGAGGAGGCACCACTGCCGTGCTTGTGGGAAG GTTTTTTGTGCACTTTGTTCCAATCTGAAGTTCAGACTTACACATCTGGATGGCAAGGAGGGACGGGTTTGTGTTTCCTGTCATTCAACCCTCATCAAAA GGACACCTCCAAGGAGAAAAAGGAGGGTGTGGTTTGCAGATGAAATCGTCACTGATCAGCAGTCGGAATCTGCTCCAACCACACCAGTGAGGGGGCCCACCTTCTCACCGCTGATGAGACGAGCACTGGGCGGACCTGTTGAGAGTCCCGTTGGTTCCCCCCAGATGAGGAGAACCATGGGGCCACATGGGACAGCTATTAGT GAGGCATGTGGCCCGTATGGCTGGGGCACCACAGCTTTAAGGAGCAACTCTGCCAACCTCATTCCCTTGGTTGGCCTGCCACCCATCCTCACCTCTACAGGAGTCAAAGGAG ACTACACTGTGGAGGAGAAGCCCTCTGAAATGCTGCTTATTCAGGAGCTGGAAAGTGGAAGGCCAAAGCCCCTGGTGTTTGTACTCAATGCCAACCTGCTTGCTATGGTCAAACTGGTCAACT ATGTAAACAGGAAGTGCTGGTGTGTGACAACAAAGGGGATGCATGCTGTGGgtcaggtggaggtggtggtatTGCTTCAGTGCCTACCTGAAGAAAAAAGCTTCCCCAAAGACATTTTCAGTCACTTCATTCAGCTGTACAGGGACACCATCACAG GGAAGGTTGTAAAACACCTGTCACTGTTCCTGTTTGGCAGCCGTTTCTTAGGTAGTGGGGAACATGCAGGCTTCCTGTATGTTCGCTCCACTCTCCAGTCCCTTCAGGGTCTACCTCTGCCAAACCAGCCCTACCTCTTTGGCCTGCTGGTCCACAGAGCAGAGGTGGCCTGGGCCAAAACCTTTCCCTTGCGGCTGATGCTGCGCCTGGGAGCTGAGTACAGAT TTTATCCATGTCCACTGTATAGCGTGCGCTTCAGGAAACCCTTGTTTGGGGAAATAGGTCACACCATAATGAGGCTGCTAGTG GACTTTAGGAATTACCGTTACAGCCTACCAATGGTACCGGGGCTTACTGTGGATCTAGAGGCTCAGAAGACTCGCATAAAGATACCAACCACTGGTTATAACGAG TTTATGAAGGCCATGAACAAGTCCAATGAACACGTGCTGGCCGTAGGAGCGTGTTTCAATGAGACCGCAGACTCTCACCTCATCTGTGTGCAAACAGATGATGGCCAGTACCAGACCCAAGCCATCAGCATCCACAATCAGCCACGTAAAG TTACTGGATCGTGCTTTTTTATATTCAGTAGCGCCCTGAAAGCATCTGCAGGATACTTGGCCAAGTCCAGCATCGTAGAGG ATGGGCTTATGGTTCAGGTCACCGTGGAAACTATGGTGGAGATCCGTAGGTCGCTACGGGAGATGAAAGACTACACTGTCACATGTGGCCGGCTTGACCAACCAGAGGGCCAAGAGCTTGTTTGTTTACAGTGGGTGGAGGAAAAATGCACTGTGAATAAGGG CATCATAAGCCCCATCGATGGGAAATCCATGGAGTCTATCAGCAGTACAAAGATGTTCCAGAAATCAGAATACAAAGAGAATGGGAAGATCATCCGCTGGACAGAA GTATTCTTCCTGCAGAGAGGCCAGAACCCCACAGGAGGGGTGACTGACTCTGCTGAACACAGCCGGCTAACAGAGCGCATCGCCCGGGCTTTCTGCTTGGCATTGTGTCCTCACCTGAAACTTCTGAAGGAAGACGGGATGGCCAAACTGGGGCTGCGTGTCACTTTTAACCCTCAAGAG GTGGGGTTTGTGGCAGGGAGTAATGGACAGCCGCTCCCAGCTCAGTACCTAAATGCCCTCGATAGTGTGCTGATTCCCGTCATTCACAGCAGGGGGCGCAAGAGGGGTGATGAGCCTATTGTGATGGAGTTAATCTTTTACATCCTGGAGAACATCACTTAG
- the mob3c gene encoding MOB kinase activator 3C isoform X1 yields the protein MALCLGQVFSKDKTFRPRKRFEPGTQRFELYKKAQASLKSGLDLRKVVQLPEGENMNDWVAVHVVDFFNRINLIYGTVSEYCTERTCPIMSGGLRYEYRWQDGDDYKKPTKLPALKYMNLLMDWIESLINNEDIFPTRVGVPFPKNFQQVCKKILSRLFRVFVHVYIHHFDSICSMGAEAHINTCYKHYYYFISEFSLIENSELEPLKEMTEKICN from the exons ATGGCACTGTGTCTTGGCCAAGTATTCAGCAAAGACAAAACATTCAGGCCAAGGAAGCGGTTTGAGCCCGGCACGCAGCGCTTCGAACTCTACAAGAAGGCTCAGGCTTCTCTCAAGTCTGGCTTGGACCTGAGGAAAGTGGTTCAGCTGCCGGAGGGAGAAAACATGAATGACTGGGTAGCGGTTCATGTGGTGGATTTTTTCAATAGGATCAACCTAATCTATGGCACCGTGAGTGAGTACTGCACAGAGCGCACATGTCCCATCATGTCCGGGGGACTCAGGTATGAGTACAGATGGCAGGATGGTGATGACTACAAAAAACCCACCAAGCTGCCAGCTCTCAAGTACATGAATCTGCTGATGGACTGGATAGAGTCGCTCATCAATAATGAGGACATCTTCCCCACCAGAGTAG GAGTCCCTTTTCCTAAGAATTTCCAACAGGTGTGCAAGAAGATCCTGAGTCGTCTCTTCAgggtgtttgtgcatgtttacATCCATCACTTTGACAGCATCTGCAGTATGGGTGCAGAGGCCCACATCAATACCTGTTACAAGCATTACTACTACTTCATTTCAGAGTTCAGCCTCATCGAAAACTCTGAACTGGAGCCCCTG aaagaaatgacagagaAGATATGCAACTGA
- the mob3c gene encoding MOB kinase activator 3C isoform X3, which produces MALCLGQVFSKDKTFRPRKRFEPGTQRFELYKKAQASLKSGLDLRKVVQLPEGENMNDWVAVHVVDFFNRINLIYGTVSEYCTERTCPIMSGGLRYEYRWQDGDDYKKPTKLPALKYMNLLMDWIESLINNEDIFPTRESLFLRISNRCARRS; this is translated from the exons ATGGCACTGTGTCTTGGCCAAGTATTCAGCAAAGACAAAACATTCAGGCCAAGGAAGCGGTTTGAGCCCGGCACGCAGCGCTTCGAACTCTACAAGAAGGCTCAGGCTTCTCTCAAGTCTGGCTTGGACCTGAGGAAAGTGGTTCAGCTGCCGGAGGGAGAAAACATGAATGACTGGGTAGCGGTTCATGTGGTGGATTTTTTCAATAGGATCAACCTAATCTATGGCACCGTGAGTGAGTACTGCACAGAGCGCACATGTCCCATCATGTCCGGGGGACTCAGGTATGAGTACAGATGGCAGGATGGTGATGACTACAAAAAACCCACCAAGCTGCCAGCTCTCAAGTACATGAATCTGCTGATGGACTGGATAGAGTCGCTCATCAATAATGAGGACATCTTCCCCACCAGA GAGTCCCTTTTCCTAAGAATTTCCAACAGGTGTGCAAGAAGATCCTGA
- the btf3l4 gene encoding transcription factor BTF3 homolog 4 isoform X1 yields MNQEKLAKLQAQVRIGGKGSARRKKKVVHRTATADDKKLQISLKKLAVNNIAGIEEVNMIKDDGTVIHFNNPKVQASLSANTFAITGHAETKQLTEMLPGILSQLGADSLSSLRKLAEQLPRQALDSKAPKVEDIEEEDDDVPDLVENFDEASKNEAN; encoded by the exons ATGAATCAGGAAAAATTGGCAAAGCTCCAAGCCCAGGTGCGGATAGGAGGCAAG GGTTCAGCACGCAGGAAGAAGAAGGTGGTGCACAGAACTGCAACAGCTGATGACAAAAAGCTTCAGATTTCACTAAAGAAATTAGCTGTCAACAACATAGCTGGAATTGAGGAG GTGAACATGATCAAGGATGACGGAACTGTAATCCACTTTAACAACCCCAAAGTTCAGGCCTCTTTGTCTGCCAACACCTTTGCTATCACAGGCCACGCTGAGACCAAGCAGCTAACAGAGATGCTTCCTGGCATCCTCAGTCAGCTGGGAGCCGACAGCCTCAGCAGCCTGCGCAAACTGGCAGAGCAGTTACCTCGGCAAG CGCTTGACAGCAAGGCACCCAAAGTGGAGGACATCGAGGAAGAGGATGACGATGTTCCAG ATTTGGTGGAGAACTTTGATGAGGCATCAAAGAATGAGGCAAACTGA